A genomic window from Bacteroidetes Order II. bacterium includes:
- a CDS encoding NAD(P)-binding domain-containing protein, translating to MNIAIIGTGNVGGALATHWANKGHTIFLGVRDPQNFKGANLLQNPHTTVHSIPEAVKRAEVILLSTPAMMAVEVAQSLGDTTGKIVIDAMNIVMGRGPAGFSNTTDAILAHTPACDVVKCFNTTGYNNMQNPVYGDNAIDAFVAGDSAKGKALATELALDAGFAACYDVGGNDKFQLMEQFAWFWINLAMFQGQGREIGFKLLKR from the coding sequence ATGAATATCGCCATTATTGGAACTGGAAATGTGGGCGGTGCGCTCGCCACACATTGGGCAAATAAAGGGCATACGATTTTCTTGGGGGTACGCGATCCCCAAAACTTTAAAGGGGCAAACCTGCTCCAAAATCCGCATACAACGGTTCATTCGATCCCCGAAGCGGTAAAACGAGCCGAGGTGATTTTACTCTCCACCCCTGCCATGATGGCCGTAGAGGTGGCACAATCCCTGGGTGATACCACTGGAAAAATTGTGATAGATGCCATGAATATCGTCATGGGGCGGGGGCCAGCAGGGTTTTCTAATACCACCGATGCCATTCTGGCGCACACCCCAGCCTGTGATGTGGTGAAATGCTTCAATACAACAGGCTATAACAATATGCAGAACCCAGTTTATGGGGATAACGCGATTGATGCCTTTGTGGCAGGCGATAGCGCAAAAGGCAAGGCACTTGCTACTGAATTGGCATTGGATGCGGGCTTTGCTGCTTGTTACGATGTGGGCGGAAACGATAAATTTCAGCTCATGGAGCAATTCGCGTGGTTCTGGATCAATCTTGCCATGTTCCAAGGACAAGGTCGTGAAATAGGTTTTAAACTCCTAAAGCGGTAA
- a CDS encoding helix-turn-helix transcriptional regulator: MKNKIENAQKYFDCPLTTAMNVIGGKWKVVILGHLSIGKKRFGELKKIICGITQKMLTQQLRELENDGLIYRKVYTQVPPKVEYSLTEFGKSLSPILQDLCIWGQIIKDENKLG; the protein is encoded by the coding sequence ATGAAAAATAAAATTGAAAATGCACAAAAATACTTCGACTGCCCACTTACCACGGCAATGAATGTGATTGGGGGGAAGTGGAAGGTTGTTATTTTAGGACATCTTTCTATAGGCAAAAAACGTTTTGGAGAATTAAAAAAGATAATTTGCGGTATAACACAAAAAATGCTTACACAGCAGCTTAGGGAATTAGAAAATGACGGGTTAATTTACAGGAAAGTATATACTCAAGTTCCACCTAAGGTTGAGTATAGCCTTACAGAATTTGGCAAAAGCTTATCTCCAATTTTACAGGATTTATGTATTTGGGGGCAAATAATTAAGGATGAAAATAAATTAGGTTAG
- a CDS encoding glycosyltransferase family 1 protein translates to MEHTHRPKRIALFTGNYNHVADGVSLTLNRLVRYLEARGSKVMVVAPTIEKPPIEAAGLFRPVPSIPMPIPNRQEYRVAFPMSIRARQEVIRFRPQLIHIATPDLPGRNALKLGRKLGIPVVASYHTHFSSYLSYYHMDMLVGRLWQYLKRFYDQCDHVYVPSSSMAEVLREHDIQKNILLWERGVETDQFSPEKKSEAWRIAHGIAPNEPVVLFVSRLVWEKGLEVFMRVVQQLEAKGISHKSVIVGNGPAEEELREQLPNSIFKGHLAGEELAMAYASSDVFLFPSTTETFGNVTLEAMSSGLPTVCADATGSKELVANHKTGFLLASGNVAQFYERVETLIIQDALRKEMGAAARERALLYSWPEILGKIDGYYDQLLFPDAEKSLFNL, encoded by the coding sequence ATGGAGCATACACATAGACCTAAACGTATTGCCCTCTTTACTGGAAACTACAACCATGTGGCAGATGGTGTTTCGCTCACATTGAATCGCTTGGTGCGATATTTGGAAGCTCGTGGTTCTAAAGTGATGGTGGTTGCGCCAACCATCGAAAAACCTCCCATTGAAGCAGCGGGGTTATTTCGCCCCGTCCCCTCTATTCCCATGCCCATTCCCAATCGGCAGGAGTACAGGGTGGCTTTTCCAATGTCTATACGCGCCAGACAAGAAGTCATACGCTTTCGCCCACAATTAATCCATATTGCCACGCCCGATCTGCCTGGGCGTAATGCGCTTAAACTTGGACGGAAATTGGGGATCCCCGTTGTTGCTTCCTATCATACCCACTTTAGTTCGTATTTATCCTATTACCACATGGATATGTTGGTGGGACGTTTGTGGCAGTATCTCAAAAGGTTTTATGATCAATGCGACCATGTATATGTGCCCTCGAGTTCTATGGCCGAGGTTTTACGTGAACACGACATCCAGAAAAATATTTTACTCTGGGAACGGGGGGTCGAAACAGACCAGTTCTCGCCAGAGAAAAAGTCGGAAGCATGGCGTATAGCGCATGGGATTGCCCCAAACGAGCCTGTTGTGCTGTTCGTAAGTCGGCTGGTATGGGAAAAGGGCTTGGAGGTGTTTATGCGGGTAGTCCAGCAACTGGAGGCAAAAGGTATTTCGCATAAGAGCGTGATTGTAGGGAATGGTCCTGCGGAGGAAGAGCTGCGCGAGCAGTTACCCAATAGTATTTTTAAAGGGCATTTAGCGGGCGAAGAGCTGGCCATGGCGTATGCGTCGTCGGATGTTTTCCTTTTTCCCAGTACTACCGAGACGTTTGGAAATGTTACCTTAGAAGCCATGTCTTCTGGCTTGCCTACAGTTTGTGCAGATGCGACTGGAAGCAAAGAATTGGTAGCCAATCATAAAACAGGCTTCCTATTGGCGTCTGGCAATGTGGCCCAGTTTTATGAACGTGTAGAAACCCTGATTATCCAAGATGCTCTTAGGAAAGAAATGGGGGCCGCTGCGCGTGAACGGGCCTTATTGTATAGCTGGCCCGAAATCTTGGGGAAGATAGACGGTTATTACGATCAATTACTTTTCCCCGACGCCGAAAAAAGTTTGTTCAACCTTTGA
- a CDS encoding helix-turn-helix transcriptional regulator: MGDFHYQGKTFYNPVEFALDQIGGTWKMPILWRLKNRVMRYSELHKDIPHISQKMLTTQLRELERDGFLGRKVYPEVPPRVEYRLTPKGERAIEVITFIRDYGLELMKEAGIEA; this comes from the coding sequence ATGGGCGATTTTCATTACCAAGGCAAAACCTTCTATAATCCCGTAGAGTTTGCTTTAGACCAGATTGGCGGAACATGGAAGATGCCGATTCTTTGGCGGCTTAAAAATCGGGTGATGCGATATAGCGAATTGCATAAGGACATTCCCCATATCAGTCAAAAAATGCTAACCACCCAGCTTCGTGAATTGGAACGTGATGGATTTCTGGGGCGCAAAGTCTATCCAGAGGTTCCACCCCGTGTGGAATATCGCCTCACACCGAAAGGTGAACGAGCGATAGAGGTGATTACCTTTATCCGTGATTATGGCTTGGAATTGATGAAAGAGGCCGGCATTGAGGCGTAG
- a CDS encoding MaoC family dehydratase codes for MNYTYDTLEIGQHFAMKRTLSMEEVMVFAQVTGDDNPIHVDYEYAQNTPFGKPIVHGVFLMGLVSKVLGRDFPGHGSVAVSIETKFLRPVAVGEEVTIEIEVLEKLPRNQVKVRTAGYIVVRDRKKIAFDGSAVLIPPTE; via the coding sequence ATGAACTACACATACGATACCTTGGAAATTGGGCAACACTTTGCAATGAAGCGCACCCTCAGCATGGAGGAAGTCATGGTTTTTGCACAGGTTACGGGCGATGACAATCCAATTCACGTAGATTATGAATATGCCCAAAATACCCCTTTTGGCAAGCCGATTGTGCATGGCGTTTTTCTGATGGGGCTGGTTTCTAAGGTGCTCGGACGAGATTTTCCGGGGCATGGCAGTGTGGCAGTATCCATAGAAACCAAGTTCTTGCGTCCGGTAGCCGTCGGCGAAGAAGTGACCATCGAGATAGAGGTGCTGGAAAAACTCCCGCGTAATCAGGTAAAGGTTCGAACAGCAGGGTATATCGTCGTGCGTGATCGAAAAAAAATTGCTTTTGATGGGTCGGCAGTTTTGATTCCACCCACCGAATAA
- a CDS encoding glycosyltransferase family 4 protein has protein sequence MRILFVSHLFPPQDRPEANVGGMQRVATDLYAVLQKRTDLSLHSKVLRTSWKWIEWNTAQFLVGLWRNLPEYIERHQIEVVLFSSMVPALVLTRIHHKMASLGVKTFVIVHGHDVTMRAVVYQRLVHQVFKAADGILPVSTATAEACLARGLSPGKCHVVHNGIDVSRFTQTATRLEARHAQLELLGISEVPDTDLILCSVGHLVERKGFHWFIEEVMPLLPPSVHYWLAGDGPYQGKIREAIHRHHLEGRVRLLGRTSEFVLENLYSGADLFIMPNIPVVGDLEGFGMVLLEAGTCGLPAIVSDLEGLHDVIHEGENGHFVPSGDAAAFRDKILFYEDRDQLKSASERAMAYIPNVFSWESAVEQYLAIFQQHL, from the coding sequence GTGCGTATTTTATTCGTATCGCATCTTTTTCCGCCACAAGACCGACCTGAAGCCAATGTAGGTGGGATGCAGCGGGTGGCAACCGATTTATATGCGGTACTGCAAAAAAGGACGGATCTTTCGTTGCATTCTAAAGTCCTTAGAACGTCTTGGAAGTGGATCGAATGGAACACGGCCCAGTTCTTGGTGGGGTTGTGGCGCAACCTCCCCGAATACATAGAACGTCACCAAATTGAGGTGGTTTTGTTCTCGTCTATGGTTCCTGCCCTCGTTCTTACGCGAATTCATCATAAAATGGCGTCTCTTGGGGTGAAAACCTTTGTCATCGTACATGGACACGATGTGACCATGCGGGCTGTTGTATATCAAAGGTTGGTACATCAGGTCTTTAAGGCGGCAGATGGTATTCTTCCTGTAAGTACGGCCACTGCGGAGGCCTGTTTGGCGCGGGGGCTGTCGCCCGGAAAGTGCCATGTCGTGCATAATGGCATAGACGTATCTCGGTTTACCCAAACGGCTACCCGATTAGAGGCCCGTCATGCACAACTTGAGTTATTGGGCATTTCTGAAGTGCCGGATACCGACCTCATTCTATGTAGTGTAGGACATTTGGTGGAGCGTAAAGGGTTTCACTGGTTTATTGAAGAAGTAATGCCTCTGCTTCCGCCAAGTGTGCATTATTGGTTGGCGGGCGATGGGCCTTATCAAGGAAAAATACGCGAGGCCATCCACCGACATCATCTCGAAGGACGGGTTAGGCTTTTGGGTAGGACGTCAGAGTTTGTCTTGGAAAACCTGTATTCGGGGGCGGATTTGTTTATCATGCCCAATATCCCTGTTGTAGGAGACCTAGAGGGGTTTGGGATGGTATTATTAGAGGCGGGTACTTGTGGTCTTCCTGCTATCGTCTCGGACTTGGAGGGCTTGCATGACGTCATTCATGAAGGAGAAAATGGACATTTTGTACCATCTGGTGATGCCGCCGCCTTTCGGGATAAAATTTTGTTTTATGAAGATCGAGACCAGCTAAAGTCTGCATCCGAGCGGGCAATGGCGTATATTCCGAACGTTTTTTCCTGGGAAAGCGCGGTGGAGCAATACCTTGCCATTTTCCAGCAACATCTTTAA
- the uvrA gene encoding excinuclease ABC subunit UvrA has protein sequence MSETVQFPPEKGPSADVRRPIVIKGARQHNLKNVDLVLPRNKLIVFTGPSGSGKSSLAFDTIYAEGQRRYTESLSAYARQFLERMDKPDVDNITGLSPAIAIEQRTVARNPRSTVATTTEIYDHLRLLFARIGKTVSPISGEVVTKDSPRSVANELEAILEEGARFYICFPFPQRKGGSLLLELQAMQARGFFRFLVLPTSKQAEKGITETLIDLNETPPEQVKATKERLLVLVDRLAMQKRDEALLSRIADSVEAAFREGGSQCVVKRFRDTTQWVFSELFERDGIVFQEPTPQLFSFNSPTGACPTCQGFGRVQGIDENLVVPNINLTIREGALAPFNTDTWRTYYQDLLSEASKYRFPIDIPYVALNTEQKEWLWNGYGAYIGVRPFFAFLEKNNYKMHYRIYHARFRGYTTCPDCKGHRVRAEARYIRVDDGTPTKGKSIGEVSALTIREAHDWFYGLHLTAFEHGVAGRVMEEILKRLRYLNEVGLEYLTLNRLSQTLSGGESQRINLATSLGSSLVGSLYVLDEPSIGLHPRDTDRLIRILEHLRDIGNTVLVVEHDKDMMARADHIVDIGPGAGKFGGEIVAAGTYEEVIQNADSLTGAYLSGTKSIPTPITRRSVDPARMLVVEGARANNLKNLTVRFPLGIFTVVTGVSGSGKSTLVYQTLYGGLKRLKDSFSEEVGAHEAIHGSEAIGQVEMVDQSPIGRTPRSNPVTYMGAYDEVRNLFADTYQAKIRDYKAGYFSFNVPGGRCETCEGDGVVKVEMQFLADLYLTCEACKGKRFKQDVLDVRYKDKNIDDVLRMTVDEAVLFFADKPRLVKKLKVMQDIGLGYLSLGQPANTISGGEAQRLKLAYYLARSAKEHTLYIFDEPTTGLHFDDIQKLLDSFQMLIKNGHSVVVIEHNLDVIRCADWVIDIGPEGGDKGGTLVAEGTPEVLSEISESHTGRFLKQAMTTHKCQKPMNGEL, from the coding sequence ATGTCCGAAACCGTTCAATTTCCGCCGGAAAAAGGGCCCTCGGCCGATGTACGTAGGCCCATTGTAATAAAGGGTGCTCGGCAACACAACTTGAAAAATGTGGATTTGGTATTGCCCCGGAATAAACTGATTGTGTTTACCGGGCCATCTGGCTCTGGCAAGTCTTCACTCGCTTTTGATACCATTTATGCAGAAGGACAACGGCGCTATACCGAAAGCCTGAGCGCTTATGCCCGCCAGTTTTTGGAGCGTATGGATAAGCCAGACGTGGATAATATTACGGGGCTTTCACCAGCCATCGCCATTGAGCAACGCACCGTAGCCCGAAATCCACGTTCCACGGTTGCTACAACTACGGAAATCTACGACCATTTGCGTTTGCTTTTTGCCCGCATAGGGAAGACGGTTTCTCCGATAAGCGGCGAAGTGGTAACAAAAGACTCGCCTCGCTCGGTAGCGAACGAGTTGGAAGCCATCCTGGAAGAGGGCGCTCGGTTTTATATATGCTTTCCGTTTCCACAGCGTAAAGGCGGTTCCTTGCTCTTGGAACTTCAGGCAATGCAGGCACGTGGTTTTTTTCGGTTTTTGGTGCTCCCAACCTCTAAACAGGCGGAAAAGGGGATCACGGAAACCCTGATAGACCTTAATGAGACACCCCCTGAACAGGTGAAAGCCACCAAAGAACGGCTTTTGGTGTTGGTGGACCGTCTGGCTATGCAGAAGAGAGATGAAGCCCTCCTCTCGCGTATTGCAGACTCGGTTGAGGCGGCTTTCCGGGAGGGAGGAAGCCAATGTGTGGTTAAACGGTTCAGAGATACAACTCAATGGGTCTTTTCGGAGTTGTTCGAGCGCGACGGTATTGTATTCCAGGAGCCTACCCCTCAGTTGTTTTCCTTTAATTCGCCAACAGGTGCTTGTCCAACTTGCCAAGGATTTGGTCGCGTGCAAGGCATAGACGAAAATCTGGTTGTGCCCAATATTAATCTGACGATACGCGAAGGAGCCTTGGCGCCTTTTAATACCGATACTTGGAGGACTTACTATCAAGACTTGCTCTCAGAAGCCTCGAAATACCGATTTCCAATAGATATACCCTATGTAGCGCTAAACACCGAACAAAAAGAATGGCTGTGGAACGGTTATGGGGCCTATATCGGGGTCCGACCTTTTTTTGCATTTTTGGAAAAGAACAATTATAAAATGCACTACCGGATTTACCACGCACGGTTCCGGGGATATACTACGTGTCCCGATTGCAAAGGCCACCGAGTACGGGCAGAGGCACGGTATATACGGGTGGATGATGGTACACCCACTAAAGGCAAAAGTATTGGTGAAGTTTCCGCTTTGACCATCCGAGAAGCACATGATTGGTTTTATGGATTACATCTCACGGCCTTTGAACATGGGGTAGCTGGAAGGGTGATGGAGGAAATCTTGAAACGCCTCCGGTATTTAAATGAGGTGGGGCTGGAATACCTGACCCTAAATCGCTTGTCGCAAACCCTCTCTGGCGGGGAAAGCCAACGAATTAACCTCGCTACATCGCTTGGCTCATCGCTGGTGGGTTCTCTTTATGTCTTGGATGAACCCAGTATTGGGCTACATCCGCGTGATACCGATCGGTTAATCCGGATTTTGGAACACCTACGCGATATCGGAAATACAGTCTTGGTGGTAGAGCACGATAAAGACATGATGGCACGGGCAGACCATATTGTAGATATAGGGCCTGGGGCGGGCAAGTTTGGAGGAGAAATTGTGGCGGCAGGTACCTATGAGGAAGTGATCCAAAACGCGGACTCGTTGACAGGGGCTTATCTTTCCGGTACTAAAAGCATTCCCACGCCTATAACAAGGCGATCGGTGGACCCGGCGCGGATGCTTGTTGTAGAAGGAGCACGGGCCAATAACCTAAAAAACCTTACCGTTCGTTTCCCATTAGGCATTTTTACGGTAGTTACTGGGGTGAGTGGATCTGGAAAATCTACCTTAGTCTATCAAACCTTGTACGGTGGGCTAAAACGTCTGAAAGACAGTTTTTCGGAAGAAGTAGGGGCGCACGAAGCCATACATGGCTCGGAAGCCATAGGGCAGGTAGAAATGGTGGATCAATCTCCGATTGGCCGGACGCCCCGTTCCAATCCTGTAACCTATATGGGGGCATACGATGAAGTCCGCAACCTTTTCGCAGATACTTACCAAGCCAAAATACGCGACTATAAGGCGGGGTATTTCTCCTTTAATGTACCTGGTGGACGATGTGAAACGTGCGAGGGTGATGGGGTGGTGAAAGTGGAAATGCAGTTTCTGGCCGATTTATACCTGACGTGCGAAGCCTGTAAAGGCAAACGGTTTAAACAAGATGTGTTGGATGTACGGTATAAAGATAAAAATATTGACGATGTACTTCGGATGACGGTGGACGAAGCGGTTCTTTTTTTTGCAGATAAGCCTCGCTTAGTAAAAAAACTCAAGGTCATGCAAGATATTGGATTAGGGTATCTGTCTTTGGGGCAACCGGCCAATACCATATCGGGCGGGGAGGCCCAGCGTCTGAAATTAGCCTATTATCTGGCAAGATCTGCTAAAGAACACACTTTGTATATCTTCGATGAACCCACAACTGGTTTACACTTCGACGATATTCAAAAACTATTAGATTCGTTTCAAATGTTGATCAAAAACGGTCATTCCGTAGTTGTTATTGAACATAATTTGGATGTTATCCGGTGTGCAGATTGGGTCATAGATATTGGTCCGGAAGGCGGAGATAAAGGTGGTACCCTTGTAGCCGAGGGAACACCAGAAGTGCTCTCCGAGATTTCGGAAAGCCATACAGGTCGCTTTTTGAAACAGGCAATGACCACCCATAAATGCCAAAAGCCTATGAATGGGGAACTGTAA
- a CDS encoding FkbM family methyltransferase, protein MIARSEALRDPETALLSHFLKENDLALDNGANWTYYLQQAVGKKGRVFAFEADPYYARATALAIRWMGLKGTTLFSFGLSDQNEQVALRIKDASGERMSGLSHIDKTNQAPKEAVQSIQLKVLDEMIAEYPALIETKLIKCDVEGYEFFVLRGAKTLLQVAQPILIFEVGNFEMQGYTEADLNLFLKDLHYDIFALTTAQKLTKVSASLTHSEAISVNRIAIPEKQINLLDPALFMRFGPNA, encoded by the coding sequence ATGATCGCCCGCTCGGAGGCCCTGCGCGACCCAGAAACCGCATTGCTGTCTCATTTTTTAAAAGAAAACGACCTCGCCTTAGACAATGGCGCAAACTGGACGTATTATTTACAGCAAGCTGTTGGAAAAAAAGGGCGTGTTTTTGCTTTTGAAGCCGATCCATACTATGCCCGTGCCACTGCTTTGGCAATCCGTTGGATGGGGTTAAAAGGCACGACCTTATTTTCGTTTGGGCTTTCGGATCAAAACGAGCAGGTCGCCTTACGCATAAAAGATGCTTCAGGAGAACGAATGTCAGGGCTTTCGCATATTGATAAAACCAACCAAGCCCCAAAAGAAGCCGTTCAATCTATTCAATTGAAGGTATTAGATGAGATGATCGCAGAATATCCAGCTTTAATTGAAACGAAACTCATCAAATGCGATGTGGAAGGCTATGAGTTTTTTGTTTTGCGCGGTGCTAAAACACTCTTACAAGTCGCACAACCCATTCTTATTTTCGAAGTAGGAAATTTTGAGATGCAAGGCTATACAGAAGCCGATTTGAATTTGTTTTTGAAAGATTTACACTATGACATCTTTGCACTAACAACCGCACAAAAACTCACCAAGGTTTCCGCATCGCTTACCCACTCCGAAGCCATTAGCGTAAATCGCATCGCCATTCCTGAAAAACAAATTAACCTGCTTGACCCTGCTTTATTCATGAGATTTGGCCCGAACGCATAA
- a CDS encoding SGNH/GDSL hydrolase family protein → MMNKFNIQFIAIVVFSAMLFSCKTFKQSNKMEQKFSGIVVFGDGLNDMGKWGKLTNNQYPPAEVGFYESRWTNGKVWVEYFSESLNLPISLDNNFAMGGATTGLYNINEPLKPALKLDEKTPLLGMLAQVQTYLTSNPKIDDKTLFVLWAGGHDIGNYLEYGQPDLTQYPPSSNYKQAIELLVKAGAKNIFVGTMPDMGYSSGYFGTDKQAKASELCQQLNKGLQEIEDTYKNTPVKFFKFDGAAVFAKVGMNPTEYGIKYTDAYLPMNIINFMNPLERTNVAIPNKVKGLNPDEFMNWWAVSASAKVHKIIAGEAVKFVSDKK, encoded by the coding sequence ATGATGAACAAATTCAATATTCAATTTATAGCTATCGTTGTTTTTTCTGCGATGCTTTTCAGTTGTAAAACATTTAAACAATCAAACAAAATGGAACAAAAATTTTCAGGAATTGTCGTTTTTGGAGATGGCTTAAACGATATGGGTAAATGGGGAAAATTAACTAACAATCAATATCCACCAGCAGAAGTTGGCTTTTATGAAAGTCGTTGGACAAACGGAAAAGTATGGGTTGAATATTTTTCAGAAAGTCTAAACTTACCCATTTCATTAGATAACAATTTTGCAATGGGCGGTGCAACCACAGGTTTATACAACATCAATGAACCACTAAAACCTGCACTGAAATTAGATGAAAAAACTCCTCTCTTGGGAATGTTGGCACAAGTGCAAACTTACCTTACTTCGAATCCTAAGATTGACGACAAAACCTTGTTTGTACTTTGGGCAGGCGGACACGATATTGGAAACTATCTGGAATATGGACAACCCGATTTAACACAATATCCCCCATCCAGCAATTACAAACAAGCCATTGAACTTTTGGTAAAAGCAGGAGCAAAAAATATTTTTGTAGGCACTATGCCCGATATGGGATATAGTTCAGGCTATTTTGGAACTGATAAGCAAGCCAAGGCATCTGAACTCTGTCAACAATTAAACAAAGGACTTCAAGAAATTGAAGATACTTACAAAAACACACCAGTAAAATTTTTCAAATTTGATGGTGCAGCCGTTTTTGCGAAAGTTGGAATGAACCCTACTGAATATGGCATCAAATACACAGACGCTTATTTACCGATGAACATCATCAACTTTATGAATCCTTTGGAAAGAACGAATGTAGCTATTCCGAACAAAGTAAAAGGTTTAAATCCAGACGAATTTATGAATTGGTGGGCAGTTTCAGCAAGTGCCAAAGTTCATAAAATCATCGCAGGCGAAGCAGTAAAATTTGTATCAGATAAAAAATAA
- a CDS encoding DUF1211 domain-containing protein, whose translation MMSKNRIEAFSDGVIAIIITVMVFDLKIPDLAAHFTDADVWNAFRALMPKIGAYALSYVVLAIMWLNHHALFDQLPHTTSKLVWYNSFLLFAMSLIPAPTAFLAVHPFLPQAVMFYGFIMFMNGLGFYLLRWYVEAKAQLLPYNPFIQRSNRITSLLYLASVPLAWVSVYLSFIIFIGIPIWYFLPDKFHASKSS comes from the coding sequence ATGATGAGCAAAAACCGCATCGAAGCCTTCTCGGATGGTGTCATAGCCATTATCATTACGGTCATGGTTTTTGACCTGAAAATCCCTGATTTGGCTGCCCATTTTACCGATGCCGATGTGTGGAATGCCTTTCGAGCGCTTATGCCCAAAATTGGGGCTTATGCCCTGAGCTATGTCGTTTTGGCCATTATGTGGCTCAATCATCACGCCCTCTTCGACCAATTGCCCCATACCACTTCTAAACTGGTTTGGTATAATTCGTTTTTGCTCTTTGCCATGTCGCTCATTCCGGCACCAACCGCTTTTTTGGCCGTCCATCCTTTTTTGCCTCAAGCAGTTATGTTCTATGGGTTTATAATGTTTATGAATGGGCTTGGTTTTTATCTTTTGCGTTGGTATGTGGAAGCCAAAGCCCAATTACTGCCCTATAATCCTTTTATTCAAAGAAGCAACCGTATCACAAGCTTGCTCTATTTGGCTTCTGTGCCATTGGCTTGGGTCTCGGTGTATCTTTCGTTCATCATTTTTATTGGCATTCCAATCTGGTATTTTTTACCAGATAAATTTCACGCCTCTAAATCATCTTAA
- a CDS encoding type 1 glutamine amidotransferase domain-containing protein has protein sequence MQTIQEVQNYVHFHGASSKGKILMVASSPSISKQTGWPIGFWVAELTHPLRVFQEAGYEVTLASTEGGKLEMDSYSNPTDASGYSAHDVISLGYMQQAWFKEMLENTPKLTDVNASDYDAIFLVGGQGPMYTFRGHAALEKLFVDFYESGKPSAAVCHSTTLLLEAKKSDGELLVHGKTWTGFADAEEEFADQAVGMKIQPYRIETEARKIEGTTFKVAAPFSSYAIQDGNLITGQQQNSGAAAAELVVKALNR, from the coding sequence ATGCAAACAATCCAAGAAGTCCAAAACTACGTTCATTTTCACGGCGCGTCCTCTAAAGGCAAAATCTTAATGGTGGCCAGTTCACCCAGCATTTCTAAACAAACGGGTTGGCCCATCGGGTTTTGGGTAGCTGAACTCACGCACCCCTTGCGCGTTTTCCAAGAAGCAGGATATGAAGTCACGCTTGCCTCTACCGAGGGCGGCAAATTAGAAATGGATAGCTACTCCAATCCTACCGATGCCAGTGGCTACTCGGCACATGATGTCATTTCGCTGGGCTATATGCAACAAGCATGGTTCAAGGAGATGCTGGAAAACACGCCAAAACTGACGGATGTAAACGCATCAGATTATGATGCCATTTTTTTGGTGGGCGGTCAAGGTCCCATGTACACTTTCAGGGGCCATGCAGCCTTAGAAAAGCTTTTTGTGGACTTTTATGAAAGTGGAAAACCAAGCGCTGCTGTCTGCCACTCAACAACCTTGCTTTTAGAAGCGAAAAAGTCAGACGGCGAACTTTTGGTCCATGGCAAAACATGGACAGGCTTTGCCGATGCAGAAGAAGAGTTTGCCGATCAAGCGGTGGGCATGAAAATCCAACCTTATCGCATAGAAACGGAAGCCCGCAAAATCGAAGGAACGACGTTCAAAGTGGCAGCCCCCTTTAGTTCATATGCCATTCAGGATGGCAACCTGATTACAGGTCAGCAGCAAAACAGTGGGGCTGCAGCGGCGGAACTGGTGGTAAAAGCACTCAATCGCTAA